The DNA segment TCCCTTGCTGGGAGTGACGATAAGCGACCTGCACAGAACCTGGTCCGAAGAACTGTTCAAGTCTGCGCAGCAACTCGTCTGTCGGATTGACCTGCCACTCCTTGCCCAACTGGATATCGCCACAGGCGTCCGTTGCCTGATAGTGCAGTCTGATTCCGGTGGTGCCGCCCCTGAAGGGAGAGAGTATCTGTTGCAGTTGTTCACTGAATCCGGATATATCGAGACCGTTGAGAGAGACTTTGATATTCAGCAGACCCGCATAGTGTGAACGGGCCTGTTCAAAGGTCAGCAGATTATCAACCCGAATACTGAGCCCACCGCGAAACTCGTCGTAGTTGAGATTACCCGATACCACCAGGATATTGTCCGCGGAGATCAGTTCACGATGTTGTTCATAGGCCTCGCTGAAGAGGGTGCATTCGATACGCCCGCTGCGATCATCCAACACCAGGGTGCCCATACGACCCCGTTGTGTCTGCCGGTGGCTGGCGCTGACCACCAGACCGGTCACCACCACCGGCACCCCGCGACGCCTTTGCCCCGGCTCCGGGGTACCGTCAAGGCTGAGATCACCGATGCGGCTGCTGCTGATATTGCCCAACTCCTCGGCATAGCGGTCGATGGGATGACCGGTGAGATAGAGGCCGAGGGTCTCCTTTTCCCCCAGCAGGCGCTGCTCCTCCTCCCATTCATCCACATCCTTGGGGATCACCTGGGCGTGACTGGCCTCCTGCGGCTGTGGATCGCCCATGCCGAAAAGATCGTTCTGACCCACCGCCTGCATGGCATGGTGCTGTTCCGCAAGCTTTAAAGCCAGTGGCAACTGCATCATCAGGGTGGCCCGGTTGGCGCCCAAGCCGTCGAGCGCACCGGCGCGGATCAGTGACTCGGTCACCCGCCGGTTGACCTTGCGCTGATCGATACGACGACAGAATTCAAAGATATCCTGGTAAGCACCATGGCTGTTACGTTCATCGATCACCGACTCGATGGCGGATTCACCCACCCCCTTGATGGCGCCGAGGCCGTACACGACGCTGTTATTGTCAGTGGCGGTGAACTTATACTCCGAGAGGTTGACCTGGGGGGCCTCGACCTTGAGGCGCATACGGCGACACTCCTCGATCAACGGCACCACCTTGTCGGTATTGTCCATATCGGCTGAACAGACGGCGGCCATGAAGGCGGCCGGGTAGTGGGCCTTCAGCCACATGGTCTGGTAGGAGACCAGGGCATAGGCGGCGGAGTGGGATTTGTTGAAGCCGTAGCCGGCAAACTTCTCCATCAGGTCGAAGATGTAGGTGGCGGTCTCTTCCTCCACCCCCCGCTCCACGGCGCCCTGGCGAAAGATCTCCCCCTGCTTTGCCATCTCCTCCGGTTTCTTCTTACCCATGGCCCGTCGCAGCAGGTCGGCACCACCGAGGGAGTAGCCCGCCAATACCTGGGCGATCTGCATCACCTGCTCCTGGTAGAGGATGACGCCGTAGGTGGGCTTCAGGATTGGCTCCAGATCCGGGTGCGGGTATAACACCTTGGCCCGGCCATGTTTACGGTTGATGAAGTCATCCACCATCCCTGACTGCAGGGGGCCGGGGCGAAACAGGGCGACCAGAGCGGTGATGTCTTCGAAACAGTCGGGTTGGAGTTTTTTGATCAACTCCTTCATGCCGCGGGATTCCAACTGGAACACCGCAGTGGTCTCGGCACTCTTGAGGAGTTTGAAGGAGGCCTCGTCATCCATGGGTATGGCATTGATGTCGATCGGCTCCTCGCCTTTACTTACCCGCTCCCCATTCACTGTCTTGAGCGCCCAATCGACGATGGTCAGGGTGCGAAGACCGAGAAAGTCGAACTTCACCAGGCCGACCTTTTCCACATCGTCCTTGTCGAACTGGGTGACCAGCCCCTCCCCGTTGGCTTCACAATAGAGGGGGGTGAAATCGGTCAGCAGTCCGGGGGAGATGACCACACCGCCGGCATGTTTGCCTGCATTCCTGGCACAACCCTCCAGCTTTTTCGCCATACCGATAAGTTCGCTCACCTCCTCGTCCGTGGCATAGGCCTGCTTCAGGTCGTCGCTTTCGGCCAGGGCCTTGTCGAGGGTCATGCCGATCTCGAATGGGATCATCTTTGCCACCCGGTCGGTGAAACCATAGGGATGGCCCAGTACCCGGCCCACATCACGCACTACCGCCTTGGCCGCCATGGAACCGTAGGTGATGATCTGGGATACCGAATCGCGCCCATAGCGTTGGGCGACGTAATCGATCACCTGGTCGCGTTTGTCCATACAGAAATCCACGTCGAAATCCGGCATGGAGACACGCTCCGGATTGAGAAAGCGCTCGAACAGCAGCTCGTGTTCGATGGGATCGAGGTCGGTGATCTTTAGGGCATAGGCGACCAGCGAACCTGCCCCCGAACCACGCCCGGGACCGACCGGGATATCATTGTCCTTCGCCCACTGAATGAAGTCGGCGACGATGAGGAAGTAGCCGGGAAATCCCATGCTGTTGATAACGTCCAGCTCAACCTGCAGGCGTTCGTCATAGACCTTTCTCTGCTCGGCAAAGTCGGATGATTGCTTATCGAAGATGCGTGCCAGCCGCCACTCCAGGCCCTTGCGGGATTCGGCGGCGAGAAACTCAGCGATGGTCATCCCCTCGGGGATGGGAAAATCGGGGAGAAAGTTTTTACCCAGGGTCAGTTCGATGGTGCAGCGCTTGGCGATCTCAAGGGTATTCTGCAGTGCCTCGGGGATGTCGGCAAACAGCTCCACCATCTCTTGCGGGGTACGCAGGTATTGCTGCTCGCTGTAGTTTCTGGGCCGCCTTGGATCGTCGATGATACGCCCTTCATGGATGCAGACCCGCACTTCGTGGGCGTCGAAGTCATCCGCTTGCAGGAAATGCACATCATTGGTGGCCACCACGGGCACGCCATAATCCGCCGCCAGGGCCACACTCTCATGCAGACAGCGCTCCTCCTCGGTGCGCCCGGTACGATGCAGTTCCAGATAGTAGCGGTCACCGAACAACTCCAGCCAACGGTTGAGCAGCCGCTCCGCCTCAGCCTGGTTGCCGGCCAGCAAGGCCCGTCCCACATCCCCCTGTCGACCGGCGGAGAGGGCAATCAGTCCATCCGTATTGCCACTCAGCCATGCAGCATCCATGAGCGGGCGACCCAGGTGTTGACCCTCCCGGTAGCTACGCGAGACCAGACGGGTCAGATTGTTGTAGCCAACCTGGTTCTGCACCAATAACACCAGGCGAAAAGGTGTGTTGATATCCTCCGGGTTGCGAATCCAGGCGTCGACACCGGCGATGGGCTTGACCCCGGCGGCCAGGGCGGCTTGATAGAAACGTACCAGGGCGAAGAGGTTCGACTGGTCGGTCAAGGCCACTGCGGGCATGCCTGACTCAGCCACCTGTTTGACCAGGGGTTTGACACGCACCAGACCATCTACCAGGGAGTATTCGGAGTGCACGCGAAGATGAACAAAGGGGAGTTCCATGGTTGCCTATTCTACCCCGAATCGGTCTCAGGTCATGAGCCTGATAGCAACCGTTTTACCGGTGCGAATGAGCGCCGGTGAATCGGGGTGACGCCCAGAGAGCGCAGACCCTCCAGGTGCTGCTTGGTTGGATAGCCCTTATGGCGCGCGAGTCCATAACCGGGATAGCGGCTGTCCAAATCGACCATCTCACGATCCCGAGCCACCTTGGCAATGATAGATGCTGCGCTGATTGCCTCCACAAGGGCATCCCCGCCAATCACCGTATCCACCCTACAGGCCAGCTGCGGAGCGTGTTTGCCATCCACCATGGCCAGACTGGGCAGGCAAGGCAGGCCCTCCACCGCCCGCTGCATGGCCAACAGGCTCGCCTGCAGGATATTGATCCGATCGATCTCTTCCACTTCCGCCCGTCCCAGACACCAGCTATGGGCCTGCTCCTTGATCAGCTGGGAGAGCTGTTCCCGGCGTTTCTCACTCAACTTCTTGGAATCGGCCAATCCCTCGATGGGTCGCTCAGGATCGAGTATCACGGCTGCCGCGACAACCGGTCCTGCCAAGGGGCCCCTTCCCACCTCATCGACACCTGCAACCAGGGTAAGTGCTTTTGCCATGCTCATAGTCACCTAAAATCAGCGTTACACACCCGTGCCATCACCCCAATCAGAGTGGCAACACATCAAATCATATGACCAAGGTCATGAGTTTATTTGTCAAACAGACGGAGATCGATAGGGAGTTCAGCTCATTCTGAGATCGACTCCAATACCTCCAGCCTAAGCTGTTTTCTATCGACCTTGCCATTGGGATTGGTTGGCAAACTGGTACGAAAAATCACTTCAGCCGGCATCATATAACTTGCCAATCGCTGTTTACAATTATCCAGCAACTGCTTTTCCGTCACTTCGATACCGCTTTTAAGCGTAGCTACAAGCACGATCGACTGGCCTATCGTGGTGTGAGGAATACCCAATGCAATCACCTCGGATACCAGGCCCGAACGGTAGAATATCTCTTCGATCTCGTTTGGGCTGACCCGATAACCCATTGTTTTGATCAAATCATCATCTCTGCGCATGAAATAGAGATAGCCTTCGCTGTCCATCTTCACGATGTCCCCCGACCAGACTGCCAGCTCATTGCCTGGTATGGCATCATTGCGATTGGGTATTGGTCTGAATCGCTGATTTGTCGCCTCCACATCGTTCCAGTAACCCATTGAGACCAGCGATCCACGATGAACCAACTCACCGGGTTCATCCACGCCACAGGGGCTTCCGTCGCTGCGTAACACCAGTACCTCGGCATTCGGAATCGCCTTGCCAATGGAGGTGGGTCTTTTCTTGACCTGATCCGGCGCCAGGTAGGTCGATCGAAACGCCTCAGTAAGCCCATACATGAGATAGATCTCGGTATCGGGCAGTACCTGGCGCAGCAGCTCCGTGGTCTCTACCGGCACCACGCCACCGGAACTGGTGATATAGCGCAGGTGGGATGCAACTTCGCCGGGCCAGGGCAGCTCGACCAGCAGATTCCATAATGGTGGCACCGCGGCCAAGCCGGTGATCTGCTCCTGGGCAAGGGTGTTGAGCACTTCCATAGGCAACAGGTAGTTGATCAATACGACAGTAGCGCCGACCAGAAATGCGGTTGTCAACTGGCTCATGCCATAGTCGAAGCTGAGGGGAAGTACTGCAAGGATCCTGTCAGACGAGCTGTTTTTCAAATATTGGGCGACACTTTTCGCGCCATTCACCATGTTCCTATGGGAAAGGATTACACCCTTCGGATCACCAGTGCTGCCCGATGTATAGATGAGCGAGACCAAATCCGTATCGATCACCCGATGTCCGCGAGGGGCGACAGGATTCGCGATCAACTCATCCCAGGCGATCAAACGCTGGGCATGCATTCCCTCCTCCTCGCTGTCTACCCCATCAATCAAAACCACGCTTTGTAGATCGACGCAATACCCAAGGGCGGTTTTCAGCGAACGGCATTTACCCTGGGTGGTAATCAGGACCTTGGCATCGCAGTCCAGCAGAATATGCGAAACCTGATGGGCCTTGAGGGCCGGATTGATTGGCACGAATACGGCACCCGCCGCAGCCGTGGCGAAAATAGAGACCACATCCTCCAGGCACTTTGGCAGATAGATTGCGACACGGTCCTGTTTATCGATTCCGATATCGATCAGAGCCCGGGATATGTGATCGACCTGTTGTGCAAGTTCAGCATAGGTCAGAGAGGTTGATTTGTACTTGAGGGCCGTTTGTGACGGAGTGCGGCTGGCCGATTCGTATATAAGATCATGGAGAAGTACAGCCATCGCTAACTAAAGGTATCCCTGCCGCAGGTAAATGATATGTGATTATATTTTCCGCATAGCCAATAAGAGCAAAAAAATCACCCTCTGTCTAATCAAATAATGAGTGACCGCCGGAATGCCAGGCTCTAATTTTCAGCCAGCAAATCCAGGACTGCATCGGCGGCGGCCTGGGCGGCATCACGACGCAGATTCCTGTGGATTTCCATATAGGCGCGGGTAATCTGCGCACGCTTTGTCGCGTCTTCGAGAAACGCCAGCACCGCCCTACCCAGGGCGCCCGGTTTGCACGCCTCCTGGATGAATTCAGGGGCGTAGGGTTGATCGGCAAGCAGATTCGCCAATGCCACATGGGGAGTTTTCAATAACTTAAAGCGGCGAATCAACCAAACCGTGAGCGGTGAAAGTCGATAGGCCACCACCATGGGACGCTTCAGTAACAGGGTTTCAAGGGTAGCCGTACCCGATGCGGTCAGCACCACATCTGCTGCACGAATCGCATCTCTGGGTCTACCATTGAGCAGCGTTACCTGCAATTCAGGCGCAGTCGCTTCAATCAGTTCCTGAAAAAGCTGTTTGAGCTTCTGATTCACCATCGGCGCGACAAACTGCAGATCCGGCCTTTGCTGTTGCAGCCACAACGCTGTTTGCAGGAACACCGGGCCAAGCCTGCTCACTTCACTCATCCGGCTTCCTGGCAATAGGGCGACAACAGGCCTTTCCCTCACCAGGCCCAACCCATCCCTGTTCGCTGCGGGTTCTGACGGCTCCAGGGGAATCTGGTCCGCCAGTGGATGCCCCACATAGACTGCAGGCACCTTGTGTCGAAGCAGAAAATCGACCTCGAAGTCAAAGATACAGAGCATCAGGTCAACCGCCCTTTGCAGCTTCTTCACCCGGCCCTGCCGCCAAGCCCAAACCGTGGGACTGACAAAATGCGCTGTTGTTACACCGGCCGCTTTGAGCTTGGTCTCCAGTGCCAGGTTGAAATCGGGGGCATCGACCCCTAACACGAGATCGGGGGGATTGGCGAGAAAGTAGGCCAGCAGGTTTTTACGTGTGCGTAGCAGTCCAGGCAGATGACCGATGACCTCGGCAAACCCCATCACCGGATCCATCTTGGCAAGAGAACGGCAACCTGCCGCCTCCATCAACGGCCCTGTCATACCCTCGAACTCGATATCCGCATGCTTGGCGTGCAAGGCTTCGATCAATGCCGCTGCCAACTGATCACCCGACACCTCATTCGCCAGGATGCCGATCCTTGGGGGTCTCTTTGCTTGTCTCTGTTGCATAGACGGAAATAGAAATACCCAAGGCTAACGTAAAATACCTCGACCCTTATGTTTGAGGAAATCGGTCAGGATCTCAAGTTCAGGGGTATCGCTCAGCATCGCATCGATCCCTTCCCTGGCCTCTTCCAGGCGTTTCTTGGAGAGATAGATCAGTTTATAGGCTCGTTTGATCTGTTGGATGGCGTCATCGTTGAATCCCCGGCGGCTCAATCCCTCCCGGTTGATACCATGCGGTTTGGCCGGTTGCCCCGAGGCCATGACGTAGGGCGGCAGATCCATGCTGATTGCCGATCCCATCCCGGAAAAACTGTGTGCCCCCACCCGACAGAATTGATGCACTTTCGTGAACCCCCCCAGGATAGCGTGACGCCCAATCTGCACATGCCCGCCCAGGGAGGCCGCATTGGCCATAATGATATGGTCCTCCAGTACACAATCATGGGCCACATGGATATAGGCCATCAGCAGATTGTCATTGCCGATCCTTGTCACACCCTGATCCTGTACGGTGCCGCGATGCAGGGTGGCAAATTCACGGATCACATTGCGATCACCGATCTCCAGGGTGGTCGGCTCACCGGCATATTTCATATCCTGGGGATCTTCCCCTACCGAGGCAAACTGGTAGATCCGGTTGTCCCGGCCTATCTGGGTCGGTCCCTTGATCACTACATGAGGACCGATTTCAGTCCCGGCGGCGATCTTGACCCCGGCGCCGATGATTGTGAAGGGACCCACGCTGACCCCTTCATCAAGCTCAGCATCCGGATCGATAACTGCGCGTGGATCTATCAGTTGCCTATCTCCCGTGCCGTACACATGATATCCGCGGTGGCCACGGTTTTGTCCCCGACCTTTGCGGTGCAGGCGAAAAAGCCGATACCACGTTTCATCTTGTTCTGATTGACTTCGATGATGAGTTGATCACCAGGCTCCACCTGATGCTTGAATCGGGCCTTATCGATACCGACGAAAAGATAGATGGTCGTCTCATTGACTGTTTCCGGATTGGACTCCATCGCCAACAGGCCGGTCGCCTGTGCCATCGCTTCGACGATCAGTACACCCGGCATCACCGGTTGAATGGGAAAGTGGCCGTTGAAAAAGGGTTCGTTGTAGGTGACATTTTTCAATGCCAAGAGCCGTGTATCCTTCTCATACTCAAGCACCCGATCGATAAGCAGAAAAGGATAGCGGTGCGGCAGCAAGCTCAGCACCTTATTGATGTCCATTGCGATCAAACCGCCCTCCAGTTTCTCATGCCATTCATCTCAACGGCTCTCTACAGGTCGTCTAGATGTTTTTTCTTAAGGAATTTCATCTGTTTTGCCATCGACTCCAGATTTCGGAGTCTTGCAACCACTCTTTTCCATGCGCCATTTTCCATAGCCGGAAGGTTACCACTGTAGTATCCCGCCTCTCTGAATGAGCGGGTAACCAGGGTGGCCGCTGAAAAATGCACATTATCACCTATCGTTAAATGCCCCACCAGGCCTGTCTGACCGCCGATGGTGCAGTGACTGCCGATCTTGGTTGAGCCAGCCACCGCTGAGCAACCGGCCATCGCCGTACTCCTGCCAATTTCCACGTTATGGGCAATCTGAATAAGATTATCCAGCTTGACCCCATCATGCAGAATCGTATCCTCCAATGCACCTCGGTCGATGGTGGTATTGGCACCAATCTCCACATCGTCCCCAACCCACACCCGACCGAGCTGCGGCACTTTGAGCCAATGCCCCTCATCATTGGCCAGGCCGAAGCCATCCGCACCCAGCACAGCGCCTGGGTGGATCAGGCAACGTTCACCCAAGCGGGTGTCATGGCACAGGGTCACATTCGCCACCAAGCGGGTATCGGCGCCAATCCTGCAATTGTCCTCGACCACGCAGCCAGGGCCAATATAGACTCCCGATTCGATCCTCACCCCCTCCCCGATCACACTACAGGGTCCAATCCAGGCACCGCTGTCAATCGAAGAAGATCCAGCTACGACCGCGGTTACATCGACACCGGGCGTAAAGGTTTCATGGGGAAATAGTTTTTCAGCCACCTTGGCATAGGCTAGATAGGGATTGTCGGAGACCAATGCGGAAACCGGGCAATCAGCAGCATCCTTTTCATAAAGGATCACCGCCGATGCCTGGGTCGTGGAAAGGTAGCGACGATAGGCGGGATTACTGAGAAAACTGATCTCTCCGGGTTTTGCGCCCTGTAGTGTCCCAACCCCGGTAATCGTCGTTTTCGGATCACCTAGCAGTTTCGCCCCAACAGCATCTGCCAGGTCACCGAGACTGGATCCAGATGATCTTGATACCACCTTATTCCGCTTTCAGCTGACGTAACTTTTCCAGCACCTTATCGGAAATGTCGATCTTTTTGCTAAAGTAGACGACACCATCTGAAACGATAAGGTCTATGTTCTCACTCTTGCCCACTTCCCGGATCACTTCACGCACCTGCTGACGAAGTTTCTTGAACTCCTCATTCTGGCGCAGATTGAGATCCTCGCGAAACTCGGTCTGGGCGTTCTTTAACTTACGGCTTCGACTGAGAATGTCCCGTTCCAGCCTCTTGACCTCAGACTCACTCATCACCGAACCATCCCGCTGCAGCTTCTCTTCGAGCTGCTTGAGCTGTTTCTGGGAGGCAAGCAGATCCTTCTCCCGACGGGAAAACTCGGTTTGCAACCTCTCCCTGGCCGTTTTGTATTGCGGTGACTCCTCGAAGACTTTTGTGGCGTTCACAAAGCCAATACGATACTCCTCAGCAGATACACTGAAGGTCACGAACAATCCTAAGGTAATAACAATTAAAATTTGTCTTAGCGAATTCACCCATTCACTCCCAAACTGATTAAAAACCACCACCAATCCTGAATTGAAGGTTCTTTATATCATCACCCTCTTCCTCTTTGATCGGATACCCCCAGCTAAATGAGAGGGCACCCACTGGTGAGAACCAGGATAACATCAGACCGGTGGAAGCCCTAAACAGGTCCCACTCGATCTTCTCACCCCCTGCCAGATCAAATACGTTGCCCGCATCGACAAAGAAACCGGCACGCACCGTATCCTTGAAATCATCGCCAAAGGCGGGAAAGAGTAACTCCATCTGACCCACGATTCTAGCATTTGCTCCCAAAGCATCATCCTGGGAGTCCTGTGGCCCCAGGGTATTCTCCTCGAAACCCCTTACCGAACCAATGCCGCCGGCGTAGAAGTTGCGGAAAAAGGGCAACTCGTCATCTTCCCCATATCCGTCTCCATATGCCAACTCCCCATTCAGCTTCAGGGTCAGCGAGTTGGTGAGTTGGAAATAGTGGGCATTTGAATATTTAACACGGTAATACTGCAGGTCACTGCCGGGGGTATTGGCCTCGACACTGAATACCTGCCGGCCACCGCGATTGGGGAATATGGCGCGATCCCTGGTATCGTGAATCCAGCTACCCACGATTTCGAAATCGTCAAACTCATCGCCATTGGTATCGATGAACTCCTCGATTTCATCAGAAGGGGAGGAACCAAGGAAGAAGGTCGTACGCTCATAGGCCAGACTGAATCTAAGCCGATCGTATTCGGTCAAGGGTATACCGTAGTGGACCCCAAGACGTCCCACATCGGTGGAATAGCTGGAGATATTGAGTTCGGAGAAATCAGTCTTCCGATAACTCATCTCATAACCCTGACTCACACCATCGATGGTGTAGTAGGGATTGGTATAGGAGAGGGAGAGCTTTTTGGTCGCGTCACTGGTATCGAAGCCGGCACTGAATCTATTCCCTGTGCCGAGAAAGTTGTTTTCACTGATACTGGCATTGAAGATCACACCCTGGGTCTGGGTAAATCCCACACCGGCACTGAACTGCCCGGACGCGGCCTCGGTCACCGCCAGGTTAACGTCCAACTGATCCGTTGAGCCGGGTACCGCAGGGGTCTCCATGTTCACATCACTGAAAAAGCCCAAACGCTGTAGCCGTTCCCGGGAGAGGCGGGTCTTTTCACCGGAAAACCAGGCGGATTCCATCTGCCTCAACTCTCTGCGCAGCACCTCATCGCGGGTGTTGGTATTACCCGATATATTGATGTAGCGGACATACACCCGCTTACCCGGATCGACGAAGAAGGTGATCCCCACTTGCTTGTTTTCACGATCGATGTCCGGAATGGTGTTGACGTTGGCGAATGCGTATCCCACATCGGAATAGTGACTGTTCAACCTATCTGCGCTGGCGGTCAGTTTTTTGCGCGAAAAGACCGCTCCCCGTTTAAGGTGGATCAGGGGGAATAGCTCTTCCGGGGGAATTTCCAGATCCCCGGCCAGCTTGATATCGTTTAGGGTGAAAACATCGCCCTCGTCCACCACCACGGTAATGTAGATATCCTTCTTGTCCGGTGTAATGGATACCTGGGTAGACTCGATCTTGAAGTCGATGTAACCCCGGTCGAGATAGAATGAACGCAGTGTCTCCAGATCGCCGGAAAGCACTTGTTTGGAATATTTGTCCCGGCTGGAGAAGATGGCATACCAGGAGGGTACACCCAGGGCAAACTCATCCAACAACAGATCATCCTCATAGGCCTGGTTGCCAATAATATTGATGTGCTTGATCCTGGCGGTCAGGCCCTCGGAAATCTCGATATCCAGGCCGACACGGTTTCTCTCCAGCGGGGTAACGGTGGATTGGATCTTGATGCCATATTTGCCCCGGGCGAAGTATTGACGGT comes from the Candidatus Thiodiazotropha sp. CDECU1 genome and includes:
- the bamA gene encoding outer membrane protein assembly factor BamA, coding for MPLISRILILVVLLGGQLLTQQAAAFVVEDIRVEGLQRISAGTVFNYLPIKTGDVVDAGNTSHIIRTLYKTGFFKDIRLESDANVLIVFVRERPAIAEINISGNKELDTEPLMAGLKDIGLAEGRVFKRALLEKVEQELNRQYFARGKYGIKIQSTVTPLERNRVGLDIEISEGLTARIKHINIIGNQAYEDDLLLDEFALGVPSWYAIFSSRDKYSKQVLSGDLETLRSFYLDRGYIDFKIESTQVSITPDKKDIYITVVVDEGDVFTLNDIKLAGDLEIPPEELFPLIHLKRGAVFSRKKLTASADRLNSHYSDVGYAFANVNTIPDIDRENKQVGITFFVDPGKRVYVRYINISGNTNTRDEVLRRELRQMESAWFSGEKTRLSRERLQRLGFFSDVNMETPAVPGSTDQLDVNLAVTEAASGQFSAGVGFTQTQGVIFNASISENNFLGTGNRFSAGFDTSDATKKLSLSYTNPYYTIDGVSQGYEMSYRKTDFSELNISSYSTDVGRLGVHYGIPLTEYDRLRFSLAYERTTFFLGSSPSDEIEEFIDTNGDEFDDFEIVGSWIHDTRDRAIFPNRGGRQVFSVEANTPGSDLQYYRVKYSNAHYFQLTNSLTLKLNGELAYGDGYGEDDELPFFRNFYAGGIGSVRGFEENTLGPQDSQDDALGANARIVGQMELLFPAFGDDFKDTVRAGFFVDAGNVFDLAGGEKIEWDLFRASTGLMLSWFSPVGALSFSWGYPIKEEEGDDIKNLQFRIGGGF